The Marinilongibacter aquaticus genome has a window encoding:
- a CDS encoding tetratricopeptide repeat protein, translated as MKSMLFALAAVIFLPYLGNAQTIEDGLKNLDAERYKKAEEIFTGLVSSNPTTENYFQLGRYYLSTPDAQANIAKAEEAFSKGSDLDKKGDPLNTIGSAWIKIAQKDFAGAKVILEDLFKKGKYEKDAALNIRAAEGYVLFPWANDPGEAILYLDKAFDVKKEDNPQLYVIKAKAHIIQNEGGEAMNALQNALTFGAKDKANIYSLMAKIWLQGKSYKEADSAIQNALAADPEFAPAYYYKSSYLQTYQKWDEAAAAAKQYLQFSDGDCEAKLRYVKLAFTAKAFEDVLSTLKEIESCNEDPIVHRLSGISKYELGRPEEAIKDLKNFVEVAPKEEIFGLDYGFIGRAYMALNDEANMEQNDIQGIEYMEKAVAMEDTTYDYFTYLGGYFQEKKDYENAALFFKKALESKKNPTGQDWFNLGILQYQVKDWENADKSFDKVCAAYTGDYAWAPPYILSARIKTYLHPEDSLYSYTERYQEYLNILGDEGKANPANLRDVTDALRYLAGHEWVANYDIPKAVGYLDELLKYDPENQQAKQLKNQILGKDDEEEAPADSTATSPEPMKSDGQK; from the coding sequence ATGAAATCAATGTTATTTGCTCTTGCTGCGGTGATTTTCCTGCCGTACTTGGGCAATGCCCAAACTATCGAGGATGGGTTGAAAAACTTGGACGCCGAGCGGTACAAAAAGGCGGAAGAGATTTTCACTGGCCTTGTTAGTAGCAACCCAACAACTGAAAATTACTTTCAATTAGGCCGTTATTATCTTAGCACTCCAGATGCCCAAGCAAACATTGCGAAAGCAGAGGAAGCCTTCTCGAAAGGAAGTGATTTAGACAAAAAAGGTGATCCTTTGAATACCATCGGATCGGCTTGGATTAAAATAGCCCAAAAAGATTTTGCCGGTGCCAAAGTGATCCTTGAAGACCTTTTCAAAAAAGGTAAATACGAAAAAGACGCAGCCTTAAACATACGTGCTGCAGAGGGCTACGTACTTTTCCCATGGGCCAACGATCCAGGTGAAGCCATTCTTTACCTAGACAAAGCCTTTGATGTGAAAAAAGAGGACAATCCTCAATTGTACGTAATCAAAGCCAAAGCTCACATCATTCAAAACGAAGGTGGGGAAGCGATGAACGCTTTGCAAAACGCCCTTACTTTCGGAGCAAAAGACAAAGCAAACATCTACTCTTTGATGGCCAAAATTTGGTTGCAAGGAAAAAGCTACAAGGAAGCAGACTCCGCAATCCAAAATGCATTGGCTGCTGATCCTGAATTTGCCCCAGCCTATTATTATAAGTCTTCTTATTTGCAGACTTACCAAAAATGGGACGAAGCCGCAGCTGCCGCAAAACAATATCTGCAATTCAGCGATGGCGACTGCGAAGCCAAATTGCGTTATGTAAAATTGGCCTTTACAGCCAAAGCTTTCGAAGATGTACTTTCTACTTTGAAAGAAATCGAATCTTGTAACGAAGATCCAATTGTACACCGTCTTTCAGGTATTTCAAAATACGAACTGGGCAGACCTGAAGAGGCCATCAAGGATTTGAAAAACTTTGTAGAAGTCGCTCCAAAAGAAGAAATCTTTGGTTTGGACTACGGTTTCATCGGTAGAGCATACATGGCTTTGAACGACGAAGCCAACATGGAGCAAAACGATATCCAAGGTATCGAATACATGGAAAAAGCGGTGGCTATGGAAGACACCACTTATGACTACTTCACTTACTTGGGTGGTTATTTCCAAGAAAAGAAAGATTACGAAAATGCTGCCCTTTTCTTCAAAAAGGCTCTTGAAAGCAAGAAAAACCCAACTGGTCAAGACTGGTTCAACTTGGGTATTCTTCAGTATCAAGTGAAAGACTGGGAGAATGCGGACAAATCTTTCGACAAAGTTTGTGCGGCCTATACTGGAGATTATGCATGGGCACCTCCTTATATTTTGAGTGCTCGAATAAAAACATATCTGCACCCGGAAGATTCGCTTTACTCCTATACCGAACGCTACCAAGAATACCTCAATATCTTGGGTGATGAAGGTAAAGCAAACCCAGCCAATCTGAGAGATGTGACCGATGCTTTGCGTTATTTGGCAGGTCACGAATGGGTTGCCAATTACGACATTCCTAAAGCTGTAGGTTATTTGGATGAATTGTTGAAATATGATCCAGAAAATCAACAAGCCAAACAATTGAAAAATCAAATTCTTGGTAAAGACGACGAAGAGGAGGCTCCAGCAGACAGCACGGCCACCAGTCCCGAACCCATGAAAAGCGATGGGCAGAAATAG
- a CDS encoding NADH-quinone oxidoreductase subunit C, translating to MISNQEIVEDLAAHFGENVLEFEEPNGLLTFTTYPSALIDVMTYLRDNDRLRFKFLTDVTAVHYPDSEGKEFCSVYHMHSFENGIRLRIKVFVSKEKPEVPTATGIFAAANWMEREAYDFYGVIYTGHPNLKRILNMEDMDYHPLRKEYPLEDATREDKIDALFGR from the coding sequence ATGATAAGCAATCAAGAAATAGTGGAAGACCTGGCGGCTCACTTCGGCGAGAACGTTTTGGAATTTGAAGAACCGAACGGTTTATTGACTTTCACCACCTACCCCTCTGCCCTGATCGATGTCATGACGTATCTGCGTGATAACGACAGGCTGCGATTCAAGTTTCTTACGGATGTCACGGCCGTGCATTATCCCGATTCTGAAGGAAAAGAATTCTGCTCGGTTTATCACATGCACAGTTTCGAAAACGGTATCCGCCTACGCATCAAAGTGTTTGTTTCGAAAGAAAAACCAGAAGTGCCCACGGCCACCGGCATTTTTGCCGCAGCCAACTGGATGGAAAGAGAAGCCTATGATTTTTACGGCGTCATCTACACTGGCCATCCAAACCTCAAACGCATCTTGAATATGGAAGATATGGATTACCACCCTTTGCGGAAAGAATATCCACTCGAAGATGCCACTCGCGAAGATAAAATTGACGCCCTTTTTGGAAGATAA
- a CDS encoding adenylate kinase has translation MFNLVIFGPPGAGKGTQSAKIIDEFNLAHISTGDMFRMHISQNTELGLKVKELLAEGILVPDSVTINMLEEEVNSKPDVAGFIFDGFPRTVKQAQALDEFLTEKGAKIDLVLQLEVTEEEIKKRIAERQKVSGRADDDASKLIKRIDEYFQKTVHVLPYYEQQGKLVKVKGIGDIEEIYAHISKEIAAFF, from the coding sequence ATGTTTAACCTTGTTATTTTTGGCCCTCCGGGTGCAGGAAAAGGCACTCAATCCGCAAAAATCATTGATGAATTCAACCTTGCCCATATTTCTACAGGCGATATGTTCAGAATGCATATCAGTCAAAATACCGAATTGGGACTTAAAGTAAAAGAGCTTTTGGCCGAAGGCATTTTGGTTCCCGACTCCGTAACCATCAATATGTTGGAAGAAGAAGTCAACAGCAAGCCCGATGTGGCCGGCTTTATCTTCGATGGTTTCCCACGTACAGTGAAACAAGCCCAAGCTCTGGATGAATTCCTTACTGAAAAAGGAGCCAAAATAGATTTAGTATTGCAATTGGAAGTGACTGAAGAGGAAATCAAAAAGAGAATTGCAGAAAGACAAAAAGTGAGTGGTAGAGCAGATGACGACGCAAGTAAATTGATCAAACGCATCGACGAGTATTTCCAAAAAACCGTTCACGTACTTCCTTATTACGAACAACAAGGCAAATTGGTAAAAGTAAAAGGGATTGGCGATATAGAAGAAATCTATGCCCATATCTCTAAAGAAATTGCCGCTTTTTTCTGA
- a CDS encoding NADH-quinone oxidoreductase subunit A, whose amino-acid sequence MISNLPQDFQPLLIQFALALGFVVFTIIITHVLGPRLKSKRKEDPFECGIESQGDARTPLSVRYFLIAILFVLFDVEIIFMYPWAVNFKSLGWFGFMEMLVFVALLMAGFYYIVKKGVLDWEKD is encoded by the coding sequence ATGATCAGCAATCTTCCGCAAGATTTCCAACCCCTACTCATACAGTTTGCCTTGGCTCTCGGGTTTGTGGTTTTCACAATTATCATCACCCATGTGTTGGGTCCCCGATTGAAAAGCAAGAGAAAGGAAGACCCTTTTGAATGTGGTATTGAATCGCAAGGCGATGCCCGTACACCACTTTCCGTGCGTTATTTTCTTATTGCCATTCTTTTTGTGCTCTTCGATGTGGAAATCATTTTCATGTATCCTTGGGCCGTGAATTTCAAAAGCTTGGGATGGTTTGGCTTTATGGAAATGCTCGTTTTCGTTGCCCTTTTGATGGCCGGTTTCTACTACATTGTCAAGAAAGGCGTGTTGGATTGGGAGAAGGATTAA
- a CDS encoding sialate O-acetylesterase: MKARNLKFNPFYFILLSCVFSSGFGQLHVDYPKNRMVVQRNNQNEAHLQIAGYVDVEIDRIEARLLPVQEYQGQATDWQTISQEPTNSQYIGSILGKGGWYTLEVRAIRDEKIIASHEVSRVGIGEVFVIAGQSNAEGNSDFEGAEIGAQDDRVSVIDYKQSIIDEDQLPFVFNQLHDGSRIGPYNPVPWFWGRMAEKIVQQYNVPVLLFGSAVGGTSSLLWYGSMLGFDYSKTDDVIIKFPGSPYDILRKTLQNYVSRTGLRAILWQQGESDSGTFPNVYYDRIKAVVEQTSIDFDARVNWIMAVASRTPHVSSAMYGQLMLINGLENVYEGPNTDLIYGPEYRADGIHFHKGGLDLVAAHWYLAIQQNNLFDKIPPTMPKPFVLLDTQCGGAEDYALNLSFPEGFGQPKWSNGISASNTTLNYGTLSGKARKNGVVYFSPGIAHHTSFFNKEKINLIGESTYCENVSDNYLQASTDKAFWSNGFVGDQLVPTSSGDYFFQYKNHYGCSLTSESIHLEVLNSPKTNWSSSTGQTDFCDNTTLALEANGDFPAYSWSTGESTKQITVNEGGEYSFYVQGENGCFSDTTAIQLHTLAAPQSPVIDHLNPFELHVINESLNTDFAYHWYAGETNLDNNSTEIKVTQTGLYRVKSDKVYTLDNAETLTCSSAFSNDIEIRANNLSPAIKVWPNPSRGSVQVEMLNREPYLYTYLYSEKGQLLQEGEVQFENGSPKIEFQNLSKGVYFIKTGSRNNFVTHKIVVIE, from the coding sequence ATGAAAGCCCGAAATTTAAAGTTCAATCCGTTTTACTTTATACTCCTTTCCTGCGTTTTCAGCTCTGGCTTTGGACAGCTACACGTAGACTATCCGAAGAACAGAATGGTTGTGCAAAGAAACAATCAGAACGAAGCACATTTGCAAATTGCGGGCTATGTCGACGTTGAAATCGACCGTATAGAAGCGAGATTGTTGCCTGTGCAGGAGTATCAAGGGCAGGCCACAGACTGGCAAACCATTAGCCAAGAACCGACGAATTCACAATATATAGGATCAATTCTGGGAAAAGGCGGCTGGTACACCCTTGAAGTACGGGCCATTCGGGATGAAAAAATCATCGCTTCTCATGAAGTATCGCGTGTGGGCATCGGTGAGGTTTTTGTAATTGCTGGGCAATCCAACGCCGAGGGCAATAGTGATTTTGAAGGGGCTGAAATTGGAGCCCAAGACGACCGGGTTTCCGTCATCGATTATAAACAATCCATTATCGATGAAGACCAATTGCCTTTCGTTTTCAATCAGCTGCACGATGGTTCGCGTATCGGCCCGTACAATCCCGTCCCGTGGTTTTGGGGCAGGATGGCCGAAAAAATTGTGCAGCAATACAATGTTCCTGTTTTGCTTTTTGGCTCGGCCGTAGGCGGTACGAGCAGCCTATTGTGGTACGGGTCTATGCTGGGTTTCGATTATTCCAAAACCGACGATGTCATTATAAAATTCCCTGGCAGCCCTTATGACATCTTGAGGAAAACCTTACAGAATTATGTAAGCCGCACGGGCTTAAGAGCCATCCTTTGGCAACAAGGCGAGAGTGATTCCGGCACTTTTCCCAATGTATATTACGACCGTATAAAAGCCGTTGTCGAACAAACCTCCATTGATTTTGACGCCCGAGTCAATTGGATTATGGCCGTGGCCAGCCGTACACCGCACGTGTCTTCGGCCATGTACGGACAATTGATGTTGATCAACGGTTTGGAAAATGTGTATGAAGGCCCCAATACCGACCTCATCTATGGGCCAGAATACCGTGCCGATGGCATTCATTTTCATAAGGGTGGGCTCGATTTGGTTGCCGCTCACTGGTATCTTGCCATTCAGCAGAATAACTTATTTGACAAGATTCCGCCCACCATGCCGAAACCTTTTGTCTTGCTCGACACCCAATGTGGCGGAGCCGAAGACTATGCCCTCAACCTTTCTTTTCCCGAAGGTTTTGGCCAGCCCAAATGGTCGAACGGAATATCGGCGAGCAATACGACTTTGAACTACGGCACACTCTCGGGGAAAGCCCGTAAAAACGGTGTCGTGTATTTCAGCCCGGGCATTGCCCACCACACCTCGTTTTTCAACAAAGAAAAAATCAATCTAATTGGCGAATCAACTTATTGCGAAAATGTAAGCGACAATTACTTGCAAGCCAGTACAGACAAAGCCTTTTGGTCAAATGGTTTTGTGGGTGACCAGCTGGTGCCCACAAGCTCTGGAGATTACTTCTTCCAATACAAAAACCATTACGGTTGCTCCCTGACCTCTGAATCGATTCATCTTGAAGTACTCAATTCACCCAAGACAAACTGGTCTTCGAGCACTGGTCAAACAGACTTTTGCGACAACACGACATTGGCCCTTGAAGCAAACGGTGATTTTCCAGCCTACAGTTGGTCGACTGGCGAAAGCACAAAACAAATAACGGTAAATGAAGGAGGCGAATACAGCTTCTATGTACAGGGCGAGAACGGCTGTTTTTCGGATACCACCGCGATACAATTGCACACTTTAGCCGCTCCTCAATCGCCTGTCATTGACCATTTGAATCCTTTCGAACTTCACGTGATTAACGAGAGTTTGAATACCGACTTCGCTTACCATTGGTATGCCGGGGAAACCAATCTGGATAACAATTCAACAGAAATAAAGGTGACCCAAACCGGTCTTTACCGCGTCAAAAGCGACAAAGTATACACATTGGACAACGCCGAAACACTAACCTGTTCATCCGCTTTTTCAAACGATATTGAGATTAGAGCCAACAACCTCTCACCTGCCATAAAAGTATGGCCCAACCCCAGCAGAGGCAGCGTGCAAGTCGAAATGTTGAACAGAGAACCTTACCTCTACACCTATTTATATTCGGAGAAAGGCCAACTTTTACAAGAAGGTGAAGTACAGTTTGAAAACGGTTCGCCCAAGATCGAATTCCAAAATCTATCCAAAGGTGTATACTTTATCAAAACAGGCAGCAGAAACAATTTCGTGACCCATAAAATTGTAGTCATTGAATAA
- the obgE gene encoding GTPase ObgE, whose amino-acid sequence MTSNFIDYVKIHCKSGKGGAGSTHFRREKFVDKGGPDGGDGGRGGHVIVRGNAQLWTLLHLRYQKHIKAKNGVAGGGSRSSGAQGEDVILEVPLGTVVRHAETNEVLLEITENGEEKVLLEGGRGGLGNFHFKSSTNQAPHYSQPGEKGLEDWMIFELKVLADVGLVGFPNAGKSTLLSVISAAKPEIAAYPFTTITPNLGVVKYHDYQSFIVADIPGIIEGAAEGKGLGLRFLRHIERNSILLFVISSETEDLLKDYETLLSELTKYNPELLDKQRVLGISKTDTIEEKELEKLVKKLPDDLSIVTFSSLTNLGIQELKDVLWKALN is encoded by the coding sequence ATGACGTCCAACTTCATCGACTACGTAAAAATTCATTGCAAATCTGGTAAAGGTGGTGCAGGTTCGACGCATTTTAGACGTGAAAAATTTGTAGACAAAGGTGGCCCCGACGGCGGAGATGGCGGTCGTGGCGGCCATGTCATTGTCAGAGGCAATGCTCAACTTTGGACATTGTTGCACTTGCGGTATCAAAAGCACATTAAGGCTAAAAATGGCGTAGCGGGCGGTGGAAGCCGAAGCAGCGGAGCCCAAGGCGAAGATGTGATTCTTGAAGTACCCTTGGGTACAGTAGTTCGCCATGCCGAAACCAATGAAGTCCTTTTGGAAATCACCGAAAATGGTGAAGAAAAGGTACTTCTCGAAGGAGGCCGCGGTGGTTTGGGCAATTTCCATTTCAAATCATCCACGAATCAGGCTCCGCATTATTCACAACCAGGAGAAAAAGGGCTAGAAGACTGGATGATATTCGAACTCAAAGTGTTGGCCGATGTGGGCTTGGTTGGATTTCCCAATGCGGGAAAATCGACCCTGCTCTCTGTTATTTCTGCCGCAAAACCCGAAATCGCCGCCTATCCATTCACAACCATCACACCCAATTTGGGTGTAGTCAAATACCATGATTATCAGTCATTTATCGTAGCTGATATTCCGGGGATTATTGAAGGGGCCGCAGAAGGAAAAGGCCTAGGCCTGAGGTTTCTCCGCCATATCGAACGCAACTCCATACTTCTTTTTGTCATTTCGTCTGAAACCGAAGACCTGCTGAAAGATTACGAAACACTTCTTTCTGAATTGACCAAATACAATCCCGAACTTTTGGATAAACAACGTGTATTAGGTATTTCAAAAACCGATACGATCGAAGAGAAAGAATTGGAAAAACTGGTAAAAAAACTGCCCGATGACCTGTCAATTGTCACCTTTTCATCGCTTACAAATCTGGGGATTCAAGAGCTGAAAGATGTGCTTTGGAAAGCACTGAATTAA
- the nuoF gene encoding NADH-quinone oxidoreductase subunit NuoF, translated as MAEQIKILTPHANVPGIETFEVYKKNGGYAGVEKALKSMSPEDVVEEVKKSGVRGRGGAGFPMGMKWGFLAKPEGVPRYLVCNGDESEPGTFKDHYLMMKIPHLLIEGMIISSFALGANKSFIYVRGELMYVINILEKAIAEAKAAGYLGKNILGTGYDLELIVQPGGGAYICGEETALLESLEGNRGNPRNKPPFPAVKGLYQCPTVVNNVESISTTPWIIMNGGEEYAKIGVGRSTGTKLISASGHVKNPGVYEIELGLSVEEFIYSDQYLGGIRDGHELKAVVAGGSSVPILPKELILKTAAGEPRLMSYESLADGGFQTGTMLGSGGFIAMDETTCIVRNTWNFTRFYRHESCGQCSPCREGTGWMEKVLHRLEHGKGRAEDIDLLVDVAKKIEGNTICPLGDAAAWPVGSAIRHFRDEFEWHVKYPRESSQPDAVYMGQLSTVNA; from the coding sequence ATGGCAGAGCAAATTAAGATATTGACCCCCCATGCAAATGTGCCCGGAATCGAGACTTTCGAGGTTTACAAGAAAAATGGCGGGTATGCTGGCGTAGAAAAGGCTCTCAAGAGCATGTCGCCTGAAGATGTAGTAGAAGAAGTGAAGAAATCGGGTGTGCGTGGACGTGGCGGAGCGGGTTTCCCGATGGGCATGAAATGGGGCTTTTTGGCCAAGCCAGAAGGTGTACCCCGTTATTTGGTTTGCAACGGTGACGAATCAGAACCCGGCACTTTCAAAGATCACTACTTAATGATGAAAATCCCTCATTTGCTTATCGAGGGCATGATCATTTCCAGCTTTGCTTTGGGAGCGAACAAATCGTTCATCTATGTACGTGGAGAATTGATGTATGTCATCAATATCCTCGAAAAAGCCATTGCCGAAGCCAAAGCGGCCGGCTATCTTGGAAAAAACATTTTGGGTACGGGCTACGATCTTGAGTTGATCGTGCAACCCGGAGGCGGAGCATACATCTGCGGAGAAGAAACCGCACTTTTGGAATCTTTGGAAGGCAACCGTGGCAATCCAAGAAATAAGCCTCCTTTCCCAGCCGTAAAAGGGCTGTATCAATGTCCTACGGTAGTGAATAACGTGGAATCGATCTCTACCACACCTTGGATAATTATGAACGGAGGCGAAGAATACGCCAAAATTGGCGTGGGTCGCAGCACGGGTACCAAACTGATTTCGGCTTCCGGTCATGTAAAAAATCCAGGTGTCTACGAAATAGAGCTCGGCCTATCTGTTGAAGAATTTATTTATTCGGATCAATATTTGGGAGGAATTCGCGACGGACATGAATTGAAAGCTGTAGTGGCCGGAGGTTCTTCTGTGCCTATCCTTCCGAAAGAACTTATTCTGAAAACAGCAGCCGGAGAACCGCGACTCATGAGTTACGAATCTTTGGCCGACGGCGGTTTCCAAACGGGCACAATGTTGGGTTCCGGTGGATTCATCGCAATGGATGAAACAACTTGTATTGTACGAAACACTTGGAATTTCACCCGATTCTATCGCCACGAATCTTGCGGACAATGTTCGCCCTGCCGTGAAGGAACCGGATGGATGGAAAAAGTGCTTCATCGTCTGGAACACGGAAAAGGTAGAGCAGAAGACATCGATTTATTGGTAGATGTAGCGAAAAAAATTGAAGGCAATACCATCTGTCCATTGGGCGATGCCGCAGCTTGGCCCGTGGGCAGTGCAATCCGTCACTTTAGAGACGAATTCGAATGGCATGTGAAATACCCTCGGGAATCTTCGCAACCCGATGCCGTTTATATGGGACAATTATCAACAGTGAATGCGTAA
- a CDS encoding NADH-quinone oxidoreductase subunit NuoE family protein, with protein MTETVAFTPERLEKVKEIIARYPEGKQKSALLPILHLAQAQFGWLSEETMEYVASLLDLQAVEVFEVATFYTMFHLEPVGKHVIEYCRTGPCVNMGGEKVFAHLKDKLGVEVGQTTDDGLFTVKEVECLAACGWGPCFQIREKYYMHLNDQKVDEIIDDLRKAN; from the coding sequence ATGACAGAAACAGTTGCATTCACGCCAGAAAGACTAGAAAAAGTAAAGGAGATTATCGCTCGATATCCCGAAGGCAAGCAAAAGTCTGCCCTACTACCGATTTTGCACTTGGCACAAGCCCAATTCGGTTGGCTGAGCGAAGAAACCATGGAATATGTGGCCAGTCTTTTAGACCTTCAGGCTGTAGAAGTATTTGAGGTGGCTACTTTTTATACCATGTTTCATTTGGAGCCCGTGGGCAAGCATGTAATAGAATATTGCCGCACCGGCCCTTGTGTAAATATGGGTGGCGAAAAAGTCTTTGCCCACCTGAAAGACAAATTGGGTGTGGAAGTGGGACAAACTACAGACGACGGACTCTTTACTGTGAAAGAAGTGGAATGTCTTGCCGCCTGCGGATGGGGGCCCTGTTTTCAAATTCGCGAAAAATACTACATGCACCTCAACGACCAAAAGGTGGATGAAATCATTGATGATCTTAGGAAAGCAAACTAA
- a CDS encoding NADH-quinone oxidoreductase subunit B, whose amino-acid sequence MNNIKTVEAPDGYSGSGFFATSLDKVIGLARSHSLWPLPFATSCCGIEFMATMGATYDISRFGSERPSFSPRQADLLMVMGTIAKKMAPVVKQVYLQMAEPRWVIAVGACASSGGVFDTYSVLQGIDRVIPVDVYVPGCPPRPEQILDGLMQVQELARNESLRRRESEQYKALLESYNIQ is encoded by the coding sequence ATGAACAACATAAAGACGGTAGAAGCCCCCGATGGATATTCCGGATCAGGCTTTTTTGCCACCTCCTTGGATAAAGTAATTGGTTTGGCCCGTAGCCACTCGCTTTGGCCCCTGCCCTTTGCCACATCATGCTGCGGAATTGAATTTATGGCCACCATGGGAGCTACTTACGATATTTCCCGATTTGGTTCCGAACGCCCCAGCTTTTCGCCGCGTCAGGCCGATTTGCTGATGGTAATGGGTACAATTGCCAAGAAAATGGCCCCCGTGGTAAAACAAGTGTATCTTCAAATGGCCGAGCCCCGCTGGGTGATTGCCGTTGGAGCCTGTGCCTCTTCGGGTGGTGTATTCGATACCTACTCTGTATTGCAGGGGATTGACCGCGTGATACCCGTGGACGTGTATGTACCGGGATGCCCGCCAAGGCCCGAACAAATCTTGGATGGTTTGATGCAGGTGCAGGAATTGGCCCGTAACGAGTCATTAAGAAGAAGAGAAAGCGAACAGTATAAAGCACTTTTGGAATCGTATAATATCCAATGA
- the nuoD gene encoding NADH dehydrogenase (quinone) subunit D, whose protein sequence is MSEKVQNIKTTVDALALNKPIQEENELTTLNLGPTHPATHGIFQNVLQMDGDKIVSGEQTVGYIHRAFEKIAERRPFYQITTLTDRMNYCSSPINNFGWHMTVEKLLNIEVPKRAQYIRVIMMELARISDHLVCNSILAVDSGAYSGFLYVFQEREKIYEIYEEVCGARLTTNMGRVGGMERDLSPTALAKIKDLIYNTLPKVLAEFERLMNRNRIFIDRTVNVGSITPERAMEYGFTGPNLRAAGVDYDVRVMEPYSSYQDFEFDIPVGHNGDTYDRYMVRSAEMWESIKIIRQAFENLPEGPYYANEEHYYLPPKQEVYRSMEALIYHFKIIMGEIEAPIGEVYHAVEGGNGELGFYLISDGGRTPYRLHFRRPSFIYYQAYPEMCKGLTISDAVMIMSSLNVIAGELDA, encoded by the coding sequence ATGTCTGAAAAAGTACAAAATATAAAAACCACCGTCGATGCTCTAGCACTGAACAAACCGATTCAGGAAGAAAACGAGCTGACCACGCTGAACCTCGGCCCCACCCACCCTGCCACGCACGGCATTTTCCAGAATGTGCTTCAAATGGATGGTGACAAAATTGTTTCTGGAGAACAAACCGTGGGCTACATTCACCGGGCATTTGAGAAAATTGCCGAAAGAAGGCCTTTTTATCAAATTACCACGCTCACCGACCGCATGAATTATTGCTCTTCTCCGATCAATAATTTCGGTTGGCATATGACGGTAGAAAAGCTATTGAATATTGAAGTGCCCAAAAGGGCTCAATATATACGCGTGATCATGATGGAGTTGGCCCGTATCTCCGATCACCTTGTGTGCAACTCCATTTTGGCGGTAGACAGCGGTGCGTATTCGGGTTTCCTTTACGTGTTTCAAGAACGCGAAAAAATATACGAGATCTATGAAGAGGTCTGCGGAGCCCGGTTGACAACGAATATGGGACGTGTCGGTGGAATGGAAAGAGACCTTTCGCCCACTGCATTGGCCAAAATAAAGGATCTTATTTACAATACCTTGCCTAAGGTATTGGCCGAATTCGAAAGGCTGATGAACCGCAACCGTATTTTCATCGATCGTACGGTGAATGTGGGTTCCATCACTCCAGAAAGAGCCATGGAATATGGTTTTACAGGGCCGAATCTTCGGGCTGCTGGGGTCGATTACGATGTACGCGTAATGGAACCTTACTCTTCTTACCAAGATTTTGAGTTTGATATTCCTGTGGGGCACAATGGCGACACCTACGATCGCTACATGGTGCGAAGTGCCGAAATGTGGGAAAGTATCAAAATCATAAGACAAGCTTTTGAAAATCTTCCCGAAGGGCCATATTACGCCAACGAGGAGCACTATTACCTTCCTCCGAAACAAGAAGTGTACAGAAGCATGGAAGCCCTGATCTATCACTTCAAAATTATAATGGGCGAAATCGAAGCCCCGATCGGCGAAGTATACCACGCGGTAGAAGGCGGAAACGGGGAGCTTGGTTTTTACCTGATCAGCGACGGTGGCCGTACGCCTTACCGTTTGCACTTCAGAAGACCCTCTTTTATTTATTATCAGGCTTACCCCGAAATGTGCAAAGGATTGACCATTTCAGATGCCGTAATGATCATGAGTAGTTTAAATGTAATTGCGGGAGAACTAGACGCTTAA